One stretch of Microbacterium terrae DNA includes these proteins:
- a CDS encoding phosphotransferase, whose product MALTGGNMEPVVRVGDTVRRQTGPWTPAVHALLGCWAGAGIDETARALGTDEKGREVLSFLPGEVLAGAAPEALWSDRILTDAARLLRRLHDASAGLAMRGDLEWRSVAREPHEVICHNDYAPYNLLVSGGRLSGVIDVDFAGPGPRIRDVGYLAYRLAPFAEDSPEADGLDRRARIGAMIGAYGASWSVDDVIAAAAASVADLAVFTRDRAALTGRTDLIGHAEMYERDVERMLHAGRLTISR is encoded by the coding sequence GTGGCGTTGACCGGCGGGAACATGGAGCCGGTCGTGCGCGTCGGCGACACCGTCCGCCGTCAGACGGGCCCATGGACGCCGGCGGTGCACGCGCTGCTGGGGTGCTGGGCTGGGGCGGGGATCGACGAGACTGCGCGGGCGCTCGGCACCGACGAGAAGGGTCGCGAGGTGCTGTCGTTCCTCCCGGGGGAGGTGCTCGCGGGTGCGGCCCCGGAGGCCCTGTGGTCAGACCGCATTCTGACGGATGCCGCACGACTGCTGCGACGCCTGCACGACGCGTCCGCCGGCCTGGCGATGCGTGGCGACCTGGAATGGCGATCTGTGGCTCGGGAGCCGCACGAGGTGATCTGTCATAACGATTACGCACCGTACAACCTGCTCGTGAGCGGAGGTCGATTGAGCGGGGTGATCGATGTCGACTTCGCGGGGCCGGGACCGCGCATCCGCGACGTCGGATACCTCGCGTACCGACTCGCACCGTTCGCTGAGGATTCGCCGGAGGCCGACGGACTCGACCGGCGTGCGCGCATCGGTGCGATGATCGGCGCGTACGGCGCGTCTTGGTCGGTCGACGACGTGATCGCTGCTGCAGCGGCATCCGTCGCAGACCTGGCGGTGTTCACGCGCGACCGGGCTGCTCTCACGGGGCGGACCGACCTCATCGGACATGCCGAGATGTACGAGCGAGACGTCGAGCGGATGCTGCACGCCGGCCGATTAACGATTAGCCGATAA
- a CDS encoding M20/M25/M40 family metallo-hydrolase, producing the protein MSDPSDARAAAAALMPDVLDRLGDLVRIPSIAFPGFDPEPVHRMGQAVVDLFEAAGAEGVRLVDVPDGYPCVFADLPGPDGAPTVLLYAHYDVQPAPASQNWSTPPFEPVTKSDGRIYGRGAADDKSGLVIHYATLKLLGADRPCRVKILVEGEEETISHLEPFVEANPELFTADAFVIADIGPQSPGRPGLTTALRGDVACTVTVRTLANPVHSGEFGGAAPDALTAMIRILDTLHDENGDTVIPGVDSGRWDGAAMDEDVYRGGSAILPGVDYLGTGSLSDRIWAKPSVTVLGMDVPSTAEASNVLLNEVKAKLSMRIIPGSDGDGQLEALMAHLRAQRPWNCEVVVEKVKVGHPFAVDESHPAIVAAEDALREAYGAEVESIGSGASIPLVASLKKIAPDAAIVLWGAEDTAHARIHASDESVDPAEIERMIVAQTRFIQEFAGG; encoded by the coding sequence ATGTCCGATCCATCCGACGCGCGCGCCGCGGCCGCCGCCCTCATGCCCGATGTGCTCGATCGCCTCGGTGATCTCGTCCGCATCCCGTCGATCGCGTTCCCCGGGTTCGACCCCGAACCCGTGCACCGCATGGGACAGGCGGTCGTCGACCTGTTCGAAGCGGCGGGCGCCGAGGGCGTGCGGCTGGTCGACGTGCCCGACGGGTACCCTTGCGTCTTCGCCGACCTTCCCGGGCCCGACGGCGCGCCGACGGTGCTGTTGTACGCCCACTACGACGTGCAGCCGGCGCCCGCGAGCCAGAACTGGTCGACCCCTCCGTTCGAGCCGGTTACGAAGAGCGACGGACGCATCTACGGACGCGGTGCCGCCGACGACAAGTCGGGTCTGGTCATCCACTACGCGACGCTCAAGCTCCTCGGCGCCGACCGCCCCTGCCGCGTGAAGATCCTCGTCGAGGGGGAGGAGGAGACGATCTCGCACCTCGAGCCGTTCGTCGAGGCGAACCCGGAGCTGTTCACAGCCGACGCGTTCGTCATCGCCGACATCGGACCCCAGTCACCGGGACGACCGGGTCTCACGACTGCGCTGCGCGGTGATGTCGCGTGCACGGTCACCGTGCGCACCCTCGCGAATCCGGTGCACTCGGGGGAGTTCGGGGGAGCGGCGCCCGACGCGCTCACCGCGATGATCCGCATCCTCGACACGCTCCACGACGAGAACGGCGACACCGTGATCCCCGGCGTCGACAGCGGGAGATGGGACGGCGCAGCGATGGACGAGGACGTCTACCGCGGCGGGTCGGCGATCCTGCCCGGTGTCGACTACCTCGGAACGGGATCGCTGTCCGACCGCATCTGGGCGAAGCCCTCGGTGACGGTGCTCGGCATGGATGTTCCGAGCACCGCAGAAGCGTCGAACGTCCTGCTCAACGAGGTGAAGGCGAAGCTGTCGATGCGCATCATCCCGGGTTCCGACGGCGATGGGCAGCTCGAGGCTCTGATGGCACACCTGCGAGCGCAGCGACCATGGAACTGCGAGGTGGTCGTCGAGAAGGTCAAGGTCGGCCATCCGTTCGCCGTCGATGAGTCGCACCCCGCGATCGTCGCCGCCGAGGACGCGCTGCGCGAAGCATACGGCGCAGAGGTCGAGTCGATCGGGAGCGGGGCGTCGATCCCGCTGGTTGCATCGCTGAAGAAGATCGCCCCCGACGCGGCGATCGTGCTCTGGGGTGCGGAGGACACCGCCCACGCCCGCATCCACGCGTCCGACGAGTCTGTCGACCCGGCTGAGATCGAGCGGATGATCGTGGCACAGACGCGGTTCATCCAGGAGTTCGCAGGAGGGTGA
- a CDS encoding anaerobic C4-dicarboxylate transporter family protein: MDIVSVVLQTCVVLGAIMLGVRTGGLGLGLWGVVGTAILVFVFHLAPGSPPVDAFFIIIAVITASSAMQAAGGIDYLVALASRIIQRNPARLTFVAPLVAFVFTVLSGTSNIFFALIPVIYETAYRNGQRPERALAASTVTSGLGITASPVSAAMAAYLILMEGTGYGLVQILTITVPAAVVACIATSLVQQRLGKDLLDDPVFLKRVEDGTVEVPAALRERYAAKVGGAASTGDGAGPTASTARIEHIVPPGGATAAWIFISGTLIVVLLGLFSGLRPAFPNEDGELEPIGMSIVIEMVMFTAALVIILVRKVEPSVVVEQPLLKAGFVAAVALFGIAWMADTFISGNEETIIEPLGAMIEANPLLLAVALFIVCGLTTSQSATTNTLIPIALAAGLAPGVITAMWPSLIGVWLFPANGSQIAAVETDLTGSTKLTQVPVWHSFTIPMLVSWVAVVGAGLLLQLVIPA, from the coding sequence GTGGATATCGTCTCCGTGGTGCTGCAGACCTGCGTCGTGCTCGGCGCGATCATGCTCGGCGTCCGCACCGGCGGGCTCGGGCTCGGACTGTGGGGTGTGGTCGGCACCGCCATCCTCGTCTTCGTCTTCCACCTGGCGCCGGGGAGTCCGCCGGTCGACGCGTTCTTCATCATCATCGCCGTGATCACGGCGTCGTCGGCAATGCAGGCCGCCGGTGGCATCGACTACCTCGTCGCCCTCGCCTCGCGCATCATCCAGCGCAACCCCGCGCGGCTCACGTTCGTGGCACCTCTTGTCGCGTTCGTTTTCACCGTGCTGTCGGGCACCTCCAACATCTTCTTCGCCCTGATCCCGGTGATCTACGAGACCGCCTATCGGAACGGGCAGCGACCCGAGCGGGCGCTCGCCGCGTCGACCGTCACATCCGGCCTGGGCATCACTGCGAGCCCGGTGTCGGCGGCCATGGCGGCCTACCTCATCCTCATGGAAGGCACCGGCTACGGCCTGGTGCAGATCCTCACGATCACCGTACCGGCCGCCGTCGTCGCCTGCATCGCCACCTCGCTCGTGCAGCAGCGGCTGGGCAAGGACCTGCTGGACGACCCGGTGTTCCTCAAGCGCGTCGAGGACGGCACGGTCGAGGTGCCGGCGGCCCTGCGGGAGCGATACGCCGCGAAGGTGGGCGGCGCCGCTTCGACCGGCGATGGCGCAGGCCCCACCGCGTCCACCGCGAGGATCGAGCACATCGTGCCCCCGGGCGGAGCGACGGCGGCGTGGATCTTCATCTCCGGCACGCTGATCGTGGTGCTGCTCGGGCTCTTCTCCGGGCTGCGCCCCGCGTTCCCGAACGAGGACGGCGAACTGGAGCCGATCGGAATGTCGATCGTGATCGAGATGGTGATGTTCACTGCGGCGCTGGTGATCATCCTCGTCCGCAAGGTCGAGCCCTCGGTCGTCGTCGAGCAGCCGCTCCTGAAGGCCGGCTTCGTCGCGGCGGTGGCACTCTTCGGCATCGCGTGGATGGCCGACACCTTCATCTCGGGCAACGAGGAGACGATCATCGAGCCGCTCGGGGCGATGATCGAGGCGAACCCGCTGCTGCTCGCGGTCGCATTGTTCATCGTCTGCGGCCTCACCACCAGCCAGTCGGCGACCACCAACACCCTCATTCCGATCGCGCTCGCCGCGGGGCTCGCCCCAGGCGTCATCACCGCGATGTGGCCGTCGCTCATCGGCGTCTGGCTCTTCCCTGCGAACGGGTCGCAGATTGCCGCCGTCGAGACAGACCTGACGGGATCGACGAAGCTCACCCAGGTGCCGGTGTGGCACTCGTTCACGATCCCGATGCTCGTCTCCTGGGTCGCGGTGGTCGGAGCGGGTCTGCTCCTGCAGCTCGTCATCCCGGCTTGA
- a CDS encoding AEC family transporter — MLESLTGFVVVGLAIVVGWIIGRIDLLGEHARPVLARLTFFVLSPFLLFVVLSQADVHSLFSALLPVSAIAALVIFVVYVTVAKLLWRRSVGETVIGALSAGQVNSNNIGIPLSLYLLGSAAYPAPVILLQLLVFTPVTIAVLDAVTSGRSSVWRTLARTASNPIVLGSVLGTLVSVSGIDLPPIVLEPANLIANACVPIMLISYGISLHGQRVLGASGRRRDIVLATTLKLVAMPVIAWAVAEFVFGLSPHDVLVVTVLAALPTAQNVFNYSQRYGIGETISRDTVFLTTIGCVPVLLAITLILG; from the coding sequence ATGCTGGAATCGCTCACCGGGTTCGTCGTGGTGGGCCTGGCCATCGTCGTCGGCTGGATCATCGGGCGCATCGATCTGCTCGGCGAGCACGCGCGTCCCGTGCTGGCCCGGCTGACGTTCTTCGTGCTCTCGCCGTTCCTGCTGTTCGTCGTGCTTTCGCAGGCCGACGTGCACAGCCTGTTCTCGGCGCTGCTCCCGGTGTCGGCGATCGCGGCGCTCGTGATCTTCGTCGTGTACGTGACCGTCGCGAAGCTGCTCTGGCGCCGGTCGGTCGGCGAGACGGTGATCGGGGCGCTCAGCGCCGGGCAGGTGAACTCCAACAACATCGGCATCCCGCTCTCGCTCTACCTGCTGGGAAGCGCTGCGTACCCCGCACCGGTGATCCTGCTGCAGCTGCTCGTGTTCACGCCGGTCACCATTGCCGTTCTGGATGCCGTCACCTCAGGCCGCTCGTCGGTCTGGCGGACGCTCGCGCGCACCGCATCGAACCCGATCGTGCTGGGATCGGTGCTCGGCACGCTCGTCTCGGTGTCGGGTATAGACCTGCCGCCGATCGTGCTGGAGCCGGCGAACCTGATCGCCAACGCCTGCGTGCCGATCATGCTGATCAGCTACGGCATCTCGCTGCACGGCCAGCGGGTGCTCGGCGCATCGGGGCGGCGCCGCGACATCGTGCTCGCGACCACGCTGAAGCTCGTCGCCATGCCGGTGATCGCCTGGGCGGTCGCCGAGTTCGTCTTCGGGCTGAGCCCGCACGACGTGCTCGTCGTGACGGTGCTCGCCGCCCTGCCGACCGCGCAGAACGTGTTCAACTACTCGCAGCGCTACGGCATCGGCGAGACGATCTCGCGCGACACCGTGTTCCTCACGACGATCGGATGCGTGCCGGTGCTGCTCGCGATCACGCTCATCCTGGGGTGA
- a CDS encoding DUF6510 family protein, producing MMRADIAGAVVDGNALAGLLSDVFAVDVTTVVGTCGGCGATAPLADAVVEIDEVAALVRCRSCTHTLFTALRTGDGVRIVLAAIRGFHVPGAAVTPG from the coding sequence ATGATGCGTGCCGACATCGCGGGAGCCGTCGTCGACGGCAATGCACTGGCCGGGCTGCTGAGCGACGTGTTCGCGGTCGACGTGACCACGGTCGTCGGGACGTGCGGAGGATGCGGGGCCACGGCGCCGCTCGCCGACGCCGTCGTCGAGATCGATGAGGTCGCGGCGCTCGTGCGCTGCCGGTCGTGCACGCACACGCTCTTCACGGCGCTGCGGACCGGAGACGGCGTGCGCATCGTGCTCGCGGCGATCCGCGGGTTCCACGTTCCCGGAGCTGCGGTCACCCCAGGATGA
- a CDS encoding FAD-binding oxidoreductase — translation MSVGGWRPARISSATAATSTARVLRVAIDDWPGSRPGQHVDVRLTAEDGYQAVRSYSLGSYGAAHEIELAIDEVPDGEVSPYLVHDAQPGDELEIKGPLGGYFVWEPGGAEPVQLIAGGSGIVPLMAMARAATDAGAAASVRLLYSVRRPEDAIYRDELDGWVGRGGVGTTWAYTRGGPDGWPGSVGRLDAERIAAAAWPADRAPIVFVCGSTGFVETVADALVALGHDPSRIRTERFGGA, via the coding sequence GTGAGCGTCGGCGGGTGGCGTCCGGCGCGCATCTCGAGCGCGACGGCGGCGACCTCGACGGCCCGCGTGCTGCGCGTGGCGATCGACGACTGGCCGGGGAGCCGGCCGGGGCAGCATGTCGACGTGCGCCTCACCGCGGAGGACGGCTACCAGGCGGTCCGGTCCTACTCGCTCGGCTCCTACGGTGCGGCGCACGAGATCGAGCTCGCGATCGACGAGGTTCCCGACGGCGAGGTGTCGCCGTACCTCGTGCATGACGCGCAGCCCGGCGACGAGCTGGAGATCAAAGGTCCGCTCGGCGGCTACTTCGTGTGGGAGCCCGGGGGAGCGGAGCCGGTGCAGCTCATCGCCGGCGGTTCGGGGATCGTGCCGCTGATGGCGATGGCTCGTGCGGCGACGGATGCCGGGGCGGCGGCATCCGTCCGTCTGCTCTACTCCGTGCGACGACCCGAAGACGCGATATATCGCGATGAGCTCGATGGGTGGGTCGGGCGCGGGGGAGTGGGGACCACGTGGGCGTACACCCGCGGTGGCCCCGATGGGTGGCCGGGGAGCGTCGGCCGACTCGACGCCGAGCGGATCGCCGCCGCGGCATGGCCCGCCGATCGCGCGCCGATCGTGTTCGTGTGCGGATCGACGGGGTTCGTCGAGACCGTCGCCGACGCCCTGGTGGCTCTCGGACACGATCCGTCGCGGATCAGGACCGAACGATTCGGAGGGGCATGA
- a CDS encoding sulfite oxidase-like oxidoreductase: protein MAVFSRGFGARRRESDPNLPPGQYLTDDFPVLSAGPTPRIDTAEWRFTIRDESGGGASWSWDEFQSLPIEEVNTDIHCVTRWSKLGTTWRGVSLDTLMESVESDAGYAMVHSYGGYTTNLPMEDLLGGKAWVAFEFDGEPLDPEHGGPARLLVPHLYFWKSAKWVRGLVLMDEDEPGFWEQNGYHMHGDPWTEERYW from the coding sequence ATGGCTGTCTTCTCGCGTGGTTTCGGGGCTCGCCGGCGGGAGAGCGATCCGAATCTGCCGCCCGGACAGTACCTGACCGACGACTTCCCGGTGCTGTCGGCCGGTCCGACGCCGCGGATCGACACCGCCGAGTGGCGGTTCACCATCCGCGACGAGTCGGGCGGAGGCGCCTCCTGGTCGTGGGACGAGTTCCAGTCGCTGCCGATCGAAGAGGTGAACACCGACATCCACTGCGTGACCCGGTGGTCGAAGCTGGGCACCACGTGGCGCGGGGTGTCGCTCGACACGCTGATGGAATCGGTCGAGTCGGATGCCGGCTACGCGATGGTGCACTCCTACGGCGGGTACACCACCAATCTGCCGATGGAGGACCTCCTCGGCGGGAAGGCATGGGTCGCGTTCGAGTTCGACGGCGAGCCGCTCGATCCCGAGCACGGCGGCCCGGCGCGGCTGCTGGTGCCCCACCTCTACTTCTGGAAGAGCGCGAAATGGGTGCGCGGCCTCGTGCTGATGGACGAGGACGAGCCGGGGTTCTGGGAGCAGAACGGCTACCACATGCACGGCGATCCGTGGACGGAGGAGCGGTACTGGTGA
- a CDS encoding HdeD family acid-resistance protein: MSTESAAEKSAVNGIRTALGIGGVLAVIVGILILVWPGKTLMVVTAIIAIYAIAAGLVYAGLGIFSKTKGGWSRVGHIALGVLFIIAGIVALFNLGATTAWLLLFIGILVGIMWVVEGIVSLSTLGDASSKGWTIFFAILSIIAGILVMFSPVWGTTVLWILLGISLIVLGIINVVRAFTFGKGV, translated from the coding sequence ATGTCCACCGAATCCGCAGCTGAGAAGTCTGCTGTCAACGGCATCCGCACGGCGCTCGGCATCGGCGGTGTGCTTGCCGTCATCGTCGGCATCCTGATCCTGGTCTGGCCCGGCAAGACCCTCATGGTCGTGACGGCGATCATCGCGATCTACGCCATCGCCGCCGGCCTGGTCTACGCCGGCCTCGGCATCTTCTCCAAGACCAAGGGCGGCTGGTCGCGCGTCGGCCACATCGCCCTCGGAGTCCTGTTCATCATCGCCGGCATCGTGGCCCTCTTCAACCTCGGCGCCACCACCGCCTGGCTGCTGCTGTTCATCGGCATCCTCGTCGGCATCATGTGGGTCGTGGAAGGCATCGTGTCGCTGTCGACCCTCGGCGACGCGTCGTCGAAGGGCTGGACGATCTTCTTCGCGATCCTCAGCATCATCGCCGGCATCCTGGTGATGTTCTCGCCGGTCTGGGGCACCACCGTGCTCTGGATCCTGCTCGGCATCTCGTTGATCGTCCTCGGCATCATCAACGTCGTCCGTGCATTCACGTTCGGCAAGGGCGTCTGA
- a CDS encoding S9 family peptidase, whose product MRAEHIETLISVGRPDIAPDGSFAVFAASRPDLAANRAVGQLWRVELPDGIPRRLTRGTADSAPRMSPDGTRIAFVRADAKRKPQLFVVDAGGGEPVQATDATLGVEGFAWSPDGSALAYLARVPEPGRYGSVEGLDASAEAPRRISGVRWNANGLGYIADRPAHLFTIAVPATDGEPSYDPAPAVRPDGDPAPTRRLVAADAVQLTRGAVSHGGVVFSADGTEVLTAPDEIEPDRRDLRGRVIAVRVDGSGDREVLGVDAGLSLYDLAVAGDGTLAVLAHEVGDGVDFVAPGVGLFLIGADGARRLTDAETIDLGEVGSHIGVAGDDFLVHDRTRGRVRLLRVTRAGTVTEVLGGDVEVNGHAVAGDRVVVSASSPESYGELLLVEGGAAHPLTSFGAAAAASGIALPRELTVDGRDGYPVHGWVATPEGDGPFPVILQIHGGPYATYGVHLFDETQVLVDAGYAVVYCNPRGSAGYGRAHGRSIRQQMGTVDFADVIDFLDGAIASDSRLDGARAGVMGGSYGGYLTAWVIAHDHRFAGAIVERGFLEPLSFQGTSDIGSFFGDEYVGVSAEDIARQSPMAVVGQVTTPTLVVHSELDFRCPLEQSTRYYAALKRNGVDAEMLIFPGENHELTRSGQPRHRVERFAAVLDWWQRHLPVG is encoded by the coding sequence ATGCGCGCCGAGCACATCGAGACGCTGATCTCGGTCGGCCGCCCCGACATCGCCCCCGACGGCTCATTCGCGGTCTTCGCGGCATCGCGACCCGACCTCGCTGCGAACCGGGCGGTGGGGCAGCTCTGGCGGGTCGAGCTCCCCGACGGCATCCCGCGCCGGCTCACCCGCGGCACCGCGGACTCCGCGCCGCGCATGTCGCCCGACGGCACGCGCATCGCCTTCGTCCGCGCCGACGCCAAGCGCAAGCCTCAGTTGTTCGTGGTCGACGCGGGCGGCGGTGAGCCGGTGCAGGCCACCGACGCGACGCTCGGCGTCGAAGGATTCGCGTGGTCGCCTGACGGGTCCGCGCTCGCGTACCTCGCGCGCGTTCCCGAACCCGGCCGCTACGGATCGGTGGAGGGGCTGGATGCCTCGGCCGAGGCGCCGCGCCGCATCAGCGGCGTGCGGTGGAACGCGAACGGACTCGGCTACATCGCCGACCGGCCGGCGCACCTCTTCACGATCGCGGTGCCGGCCACCGACGGCGAGCCGAGCTACGACCCCGCGCCCGCCGTGCGCCCCGACGGCGATCCCGCGCCGACCCGGCGCCTGGTCGCCGCCGACGCCGTTCAGCTGACCCGCGGTGCCGTGTCGCACGGCGGTGTGGTGTTCTCCGCCGACGGCACCGAAGTCCTCACCGCGCCCGATGAGATCGAGCCCGACCGGCGAGATCTCCGGGGTCGCGTGATCGCGGTGCGGGTCGACGGCTCGGGTGACCGCGAAGTGCTGGGCGTCGACGCGGGGCTGTCGCTGTACGACCTCGCTGTGGCCGGTGACGGCACGCTCGCCGTCCTGGCGCACGAGGTGGGCGACGGGGTGGACTTCGTCGCGCCGGGTGTGGGTCTCTTCCTCATCGGCGCCGACGGCGCACGCCGTCTCACCGATGCGGAGACGATCGACCTCGGTGAGGTCGGCAGTCACATCGGCGTCGCCGGCGACGACTTCTTGGTGCACGACCGCACCCGCGGCCGCGTGCGCCTGCTGCGCGTCACGCGAGCGGGAACCGTTACCGAGGTGCTCGGCGGAGACGTCGAGGTGAACGGCCACGCCGTGGCCGGCGACCGCGTCGTCGTGTCGGCGTCGTCACCCGAATCGTACGGTGAGCTGCTGCTCGTGGAGGGCGGGGCGGCGCACCCGCTCACGTCGTTCGGCGCTGCGGCCGCGGCATCCGGCATCGCACTCCCGCGCGAGCTCACCGTCGACGGGCGCGACGGGTATCCCGTGCACGGGTGGGTCGCGACGCCCGAGGGGGACGGGCCGTTCCCGGTGATCCTGCAGATCCACGGCGGCCCGTACGCGACCTACGGCGTGCACCTGTTCGACGAGACGCAGGTGCTGGTCGATGCGGGGTACGCCGTGGTGTACTGCAACCCGCGAGGCTCGGCGGGCTACGGCCGCGCGCACGGGCGCAGCATCCGTCAGCAGATGGGCACCGTCGACTTCGCCGATGTGATCGACTTCCTCGACGGCGCGATCGCGAGCGACTCTCGTCTCGACGGCGCGCGCGCCGGAGTGATGGGCGGCTCGTACGGCGGCTACCTCACCGCCTGGGTGATCGCGCACGACCACCGTTTCGCGGGCGCCATCGTCGAGCGCGGCTTCCTCGAGCCGCTGTCGTTCCAGGGCACGAGCGACATCGGCTCGTTCTTCGGCGACGAGTACGTCGGGGTCTCGGCGGAGGACATCGCCCGGCAGAGCCCGATGGCGGTCGTCGGTCAGGTCACCACGCCGACACTGGTGGTGCACTCCGAGCTGGACTTCCGCTGCCCCCTGGAGCAGTCGACCCGGTACTACGCGGCGCTCAAGCGCAACGGGGTCGACGCCGAGATGCTCATCTTCCCGGGGGAGAACCACGAGCTCACCCGGTCGGGTCAGCCGCGGCACCGCGTCGAGCGGTTCGCGGCCGTGCTCGACTGGTGGCAGCGCCACCTGCCCGTCGGCTGA
- a CDS encoding SDR family oxidoreductase, with the protein MSQILDAGSLSGKTALVTGSSRGIGADTVRYLAEAGANVVINFRNKAPRAEKLATELRGLGVEALVVGADLTDPASVSAMFDEVNSAFGGLDILVLNASGGMESGMAADYALTLNRDAQVNVLETALPLLGDGSRVVFVTSHQAHFIRTTPTMPEYEPVALSKRAGEDALRERIPALAERGVGFVVVSGDMIEGTITATLLERANPGAIAARREDAGKLYNVSEFAAEVARAAVDPIPADNTRLVGDTGSFAGE; encoded by the coding sequence ATGTCCCAGATCCTCGACGCCGGTTCGCTGAGCGGCAAGACCGCCCTCGTCACCGGCTCGTCCCGCGGCATCGGGGCAGACACCGTTCGCTACCTCGCCGAGGCCGGCGCGAACGTCGTCATCAACTTCCGCAACAAGGCTCCGCGCGCCGAGAAGCTCGCGACCGAGCTGCGCGGACTGGGCGTCGAAGCGCTCGTCGTGGGGGCAGACCTCACCGATCCGGCGTCGGTGTCGGCGATGTTCGACGAGGTGAACAGCGCCTTCGGCGGTCTCGACATCCTGGTGCTGAATGCGTCGGGCGGCATGGAGTCCGGGATGGCGGCGGACTACGCGCTGACGCTCAACCGGGACGCTCAGGTGAACGTGCTCGAGACCGCGCTGCCGCTCCTCGGCGACGGATCGCGCGTGGTGTTCGTCACGAGCCACCAGGCGCACTTCATCCGTACGACCCCGACGATGCCCGAGTACGAGCCGGTCGCGCTGTCGAAGCGGGCCGGTGAGGACGCCCTGCGCGAGCGGATCCCCGCTCTCGCCGAGCGCGGCGTCGGATTCGTCGTCGTGTCGGGCGACATGATCGAGGGCACGATCACCGCGACGCTGCTCGAGCGGGCGAACCCCGGGGCGATCGCCGCACGCCGAGAGGACGCCGGCAAGCTCTACAACGTGTCGGAGTTCGCCGCAGAGGTCGCCCGCGCCGCGGTCGACCCGATTCCGGCTGACAACACGCGTCTCGTCGGCGACACCGGCTCGTTCGCAGGGGAGTGA
- a CDS encoding NfeD family protein, with product MLPDLTQYMWIAWLILALLFVILELVTLEFTFLMLAAGALIGGLGVNLLGGPWWLQIGVAAALSALLLFTIRPLLLKVLHRNDTPDARTNVDALYGMGARVVAPFVHGIGSVRLDNGETWTAQISDESLDLDVGARVAVVSVHGATVEVSPRLTTPPEGTPTDG from the coding sequence ATGCTGCCGGATCTCACGCAGTACATGTGGATCGCTTGGCTGATTCTCGCCCTCCTGTTCGTCATCCTCGAGCTCGTCACACTCGAGTTCACCTTCCTCATGCTCGCCGCGGGCGCTCTGATCGGCGGGCTGGGCGTGAACCTCCTCGGCGGGCCGTGGTGGCTGCAGATCGGCGTGGCTGCGGCGCTGTCGGCCCTGCTGCTGTTCACGATCCGGCCGCTGCTGCTCAAGGTGCTCCATCGCAACGACACCCCCGATGCACGGACGAACGTGGATGCCCTGTACGGCATGGGCGCCCGGGTCGTGGCCCCGTTCGTGCACGGGATCGGCTCGGTCCGCCTCGACAACGGCGAGACATGGACCGCGCAGATCTCCGACGAATCGCTCGATCTCGATGTCGGTGCCCGCGTCGCCGTCGTCTCGGTGCACGGTGCCACCGTCGAAGTCTCACCCCGCCTGACCACTCCACCAGAAGGGACCCCCACCGATGGTTGA